In Uranotaenia lowii strain MFRU-FL chromosome 2, ASM2978415v1, whole genome shotgun sequence, one genomic interval encodes:
- the LOC129742870 gene encoding uncharacterized protein LOC129742870, with product MKFLSDGSQVEVISHPSLNVVQGVVYEPDTIEFKEEDLLQLLQPQGITNVRRIKKRVGKVLKNTPLLVLNITGTVLPTHVFFGLLRVGVRQYYPTPMICRVCAQYGHIGKNCPNSEKPICLNCSANFHTTEDETRAKAAFCLHCKAGHSPMSKVCPKYQEEDEVIHLRIDKGLSFAEARKALADSKRTTTYAQELQNNLMEQKDKQIAELQRQLNDMRAQMKALCSSTGTVITRQRSRSRKPSPMLSKQHEKMPVTKTTDIREMDFENGRSKRQITTKYSCEGNSKKASYSQANKNDSNNEQIDVSETEHESDNDQFFRPRNGKITKNYHSTTR from the coding sequence atgaaatttttgtcagatGGTAGTCAAGTAGAAGTTATTTCTCACCCATCGCTTAATGTCGTACAAGGTGTAGTGTATGAGCCGGATACAATTGAATTTAAAGAAGAAGATTTGCTCCAATTGCTCCAACCACAAGGCATTACCAACGTCCGTAGGATAAAGAAACGTGTGGGTAAGGTGCTTAAAAACACTCCTCTGTTAGTCCTCAATATCACCGGTACAGTTCTCCCGACTCATGTATTTTTTGGCCTGTTGCGAGTTGGTGTTAGACAGTATTATCCCACACCGATGATCTGCCGAGTATGTGCGCAATACGGACACATTGGTAAAAATTGCCCGAACTCAGAGAAACCAATTTGTTTAAACTGCTCTGCTAACTTCCACACGACGGAAGACGAGACGCGTGCGAAAGCTGCCTTTTGCTTGCATTGCAAAGCTGGTCATTCGCCGATGTCAAAGGTTTGTCCTAAATATCAAGAAGAAGACGAAGTCATACATTTGCGAATCGATAAAGGTCTTTCCTTTGCTGAAGCGCGCAAAGCACTGGCCGATTCCAAGAGAACTACTACATACGCTCAGGAATTGCAAAACAATCTGATGGAACAAAAAGATAAACAGATTGCAGAACTACAACGACAGTTGAATGATATGCGTGCTCAGATGAAAGCCCTCTGCTCCTCTACGGGGACCGTTATCACAAGACAGCGATCTCGATCTCGAAAACCTTCACCAATGCTCTCTAAGCAACACGAAAAAATGCCTGTTACAAAGACCACCGATATTCGGGAGatggattttgaaaatggtagaagCAAACGACAAATCACCACCAAGTACTCTTGTGAAGGAAACTCCAAAAAAGCATCTTACTCCCAAGCTAATAAAAATGACTCGAATAATGAGCAAATTGACGTCAGCGAAACTGAGCATGAATCCGATAACGATCAGTTTTTTCGCCCACGTAAcgggaaaattacaaaaaactacCACTCGACAACACGATGA